The genome window CGGCGCGGCCCGCCGGGCGCAACGGTGCAAGAAATCACCACGCGCCGGGAGTACACCGACAAGCGTTACATTCGCTTCGAGCAAGTCTAGTCAGACGAATCAGCCATCTGCACGATGGCTTAGTCCGATCAGTTGACCCGGCGCGGCCCGCGCGGCCCGGGTCAACCAGGCCAAGCCAGGGGCCGGATCAGCGGGTGCGCAACCAGCGGCCGCCAACCTGGTTGACGATCAGGCCGGCCAGCACACAAGCCGCGCCCAGCCACTGCAAGGGTTGCAGGTTTTCGTCAAAAGCCATGGATGCCGCCCACAATCCCACTACCGGCACCAGCAAGGAAAAGGGCGCGATTTTGGCGGCGGGGTGGCGCGTCAGCAACTTTGTCCACAAGGTGTAGGCCACTAAAGTCGCCAGCACCGCCAGGTACAACACGGATAGCGCCTCGCCCCAGCCCATGCCTGTCACCATGCCCACCACGGGGTCCCAGCCGTCGATCAGCACGGCCAGCAACAGAAAGGGCAATACCGGCGCGGCGCTGCTCCATGCAATGAAGGCAAACGGGTCGTAACCGGGCGTCTTGCGGCTGGCCAGCCGCACAATCAGGTTGGACACCGCCCACATAAACGCGCCGCCCAGCGTCAAGACAAAGCCCAGCATCGTCATCTGCCCCGGCCCTTCGCCGCGGCCGCCGGCAATCACCGCCAGCCCCAGCGCCGCCACAAGCAGACCGATCCAGTGATGAATCCGCGCGCGCTCGTGCAACACGGGAGCCGCCAACAGCAGGGTGAAAAATGCCTGGGTCTGAATGACCAGCGAGGCCATGCCGGCAGGCATGCCAAATTTCAGGGCCGTAAACAGCAGGCCAAACTGGCCCAGCCCCTGCACCAGCCCATAGGCCGCGATCCAGTGCCACGGCAGCTGCGGCCGGCGCACAAAGAGGATCAAAGGGAAGGCCGCCAGCGCAAACCGCAACGCGCCAAGCATCATCGGGGATAGCCCCCGCATGCCGACCTTCATGACTACGAAATTCAGGCCCCAGATAACCACAACCGCCAAGGCGCAGAGATAGTCTTTCCGGGTAAGTTGGGTCGTGGACATGCGGCATTATCGCACCGTCCCCGACACCCCAACAGCGTTAAATCAGCGCGCGTCAAGCACCGTGGCGAAGGCTTGCACAGCCGTGGCGATATCGTCGTCATCGATATGGCGATGGGTCACGCAACGCAGGCGCGTACGGCCCCAGGGCCGCGTCAACAGGCCCGCTTCCTGCAACGCGGTCACCCACTGCGCATTCGTCATGCCCGTACCGGCAGTCTCAACCTGCACGATATTCGTCTGCGGCACCGTGGCAGTCAGCGCGGGCGCCAGCCCGTTGATGCCGTCGCTAAGACGGCGTGCCCGGACGTGGTCCTCGATCAACCGGTCTGTCATCGTCTGCACGCCTTCCAGGCCGGCCGCCGCCATGATGCCGGACTGGCGCTGCGTGCCGCCCAGCATGCGGCGCAAGGTGCGGGCCTTGGCCATGACCGGCTTGCTGCCCACCAGCACCGCGCCCACCGGCGCGCTCAGACCCTTGGACAAGCATAAGGACACGGTGTCGGCGTGCTGGGTAATTTCCGCCGCCGGCACGCCCAGCGCCACCGCCGCGTTGAACAGCCTGGCGCCGTCCAGGTGCACCGGAATGCCAGACTTGTTGGCCATGGCGTAGACCGCCTGCATATGATCCAGCGGCAATACCGCGCCCCCGGCATTGTTGTGCGAGGTCTCCATGGCCACGAGCGACGTCTTCAGCCTGTGGCCGCCAGACAGCAGGGCATCGTCCAGCCGGGTCAGATCCATGGCGCCGTCGCTGCCTTGGACGCCCTGGTAGAACAGGCCGGTAAAGGTGGCCGCGCCGCGCTCGGACGTATACATGTGGGCGGAAGATTCCAGCACCACCTGCTCGTTGCGCTGCGTCTGCGCCAGCACGGCCAGCAAGTTGGCCATGGTGCAGCTGGGCACAAACAGCCCGGCATCCTTACCCAGGCGCGCCGCCACGTGCGCTTCCAGCGCGCGCACGGAAGGATCGCCATCCAGGCCGTCATCGCCGATCGGCGCGGTGCGCATGCGCTCGTACATCGCTGCGGTAGGGTGGGTAACCGTATCGCTGCGCAGGTCGACGAGGGCGCTCGGGAATTCGGCGGGTGTCCGCTGGGTCATGGCTTTTTAGTGCTGCAAAATTTTGGAAAGAAACTGGCGCGTGCGCGGGGCACGTTCCTCTACGTTGCCGAAGAAAGCGTCTTTTGCGCAGTCCTCGACAATCTTGCCGCCGTCCATGAAGATCACACGGTCGGCGACGCGGCGGGCAAACCCCATTTCGTGGGTCACCACCATCATCGTCATGCCTTCGCTGGCCAGATCGGTCATTACATCCAGCACCTCGTTGACCATTTCCGGGTCCAACGCCGAGGTCGGCTCGTCAAACAACATCACCACCGGGTCCATCGACAACGCGCGCGCAATCGCCACGCGCTGCTGCTGGCCGCCCGAGAGCTCGCCGGGATGCTTGTCCTTGTGTGCCGACAGTCCCACGCGTTCCAGCAAAGCGTGTGCCCGCACACGGGCCTCGTCCTTACTGCGGCGCAACACCTTGATCTGCCCCAGGCACAGGTTCTCGGTCACCGACAGGTGGGGAAACAATTCAAAGTGCTGAAACACCATGCCGGCAACGGCGCGTAGCTGGGGCAGATTGGTACGGGGATCGCCGACGGAAATGCCGTTGACCACGATGTCGCCCTTCTGAAAGGGTTCCAGCGCGTTCACGGTTTTGATCAGCGTCGACTTGCCCGAACCGGACGGCCCGCAGACCACCACGACCTCGCCTTTGCCGACCCGCGTCGTGCATTCATCCAGCACCTGAAAGGAGCCGTACCACTTGCTGACCTGCTTGATCTCGATCATCGGAGGCATCGGAGAGAGTTGCATCGTTAAACCTGTGGATAACTAGTTAGCTGGAATCGGGGCGATGTCTCGCCAGCCCTAACGCAACACCCGGGTGCGCTTTTCCAGCAGCTTGACCAGACGGGATGCCGTGAAGCAGATCACGAAATACACCACCGCCACGAAGAGATAAAGTTCCACCAAGCGGCCGTCGCGCTGGCCGATCTTGGACGCCGCCCCCAGGAAGTCCGTCAAAGACAGCACATACACCAGCGACGTATCCTGGAACAGGATGATGACTCGCGTCAGCAGTGCCGGAATCATGTTGCGAAACGCCTGCGGCAGCACCACGTAGCGCATGCCCTGCCACGGGCTCAGGCCTATCGCCATCCCGGCCGACACCTGGCCGCGCGCAATCGACTGGATGCCGGCGCGCATGATTTCGCAGAAGTAGGCGGCCTCGAACATGGTGAAGGTGATCACCGCGGAGTTGAACGCCCCCACGCGCAACGGCGTGGGCGACCCCACAATCCAGGCAGCGATATACGGCACCAGGAAGTAGAACCAGAAGATCACCAGCAGCAGCGGGATCGAACGCATCACGTTCACATAGATGCCTGCTGGCACAGACAGAATCTTGAACCGCGACAAACGCATCATCGCCAGCAGCGTGCCCAGCGCAAGACCCATCACTGCGGCCAGCACCGTCAGCGTCAGTGTGAACGTCATGCCCGTCTTGAACAGATAGGGCAGGGCGGTCCAGATCACATCAAAATCGAATTTACCCATGGCGGTCCCCTATCGGCCTGCCGCGGCCGGACCATTCTTGGCCGCCGCACCGATCAGTCCAGGAACCGCAACATGGCGTTCCAGCAGACGCATGCCCAGCACAACAGTGCCGTTCAGGATCAGATAGATCACCGTTGCTGCGGAGAACGCCTCGAAGATATGGAAGCTGAATTCCTGCATGGACCGCGCCTGGCCCGTGAGCTCCAACAGACCGATCGTCAGCGCCACCGACGAATATTTGATGGTGCCCATGAATTCAGACGTCAACGGCGGCAGCACAATGCGGAAGGCTTCGGGCAGGATGATGTAGCGGTACACCTGCACTTCGGTCAGACCCAGCGCCGTACCCGCCTGAAACTGG of Achromobacter seleniivolatilans contains these proteins:
- a CDS encoding EamA family transporter; this translates as MSTTQLTRKDYLCALAVVVIWGLNFVVMKVGMRGLSPMMLGALRFALAAFPLILFVRRPQLPWHWIAAYGLVQGLGQFGLLFTALKFGMPAGMASLVIQTQAFFTLLLAAPVLHERARIHHWIGLLVAALGLAVIAGGRGEGPGQMTMLGFVLTLGGAFMWAVSNLIVRLASRKTPGYDPFAFIAWSSAAPVLPFLLLAVLIDGWDPVVGMVTGMGWGEALSVLYLAVLATLVAYTLWTKLLTRHPAAKIAPFSLLVPVVGLWAASMAFDENLQPLQWLGAACVLAGLIVNQVGGRWLRTR
- a CDS encoding threonine aldolase family protein, which gives rise to MTQRTPAEFPSALVDLRSDTVTHPTAAMYERMRTAPIGDDGLDGDPSVRALEAHVAARLGKDAGLFVPSCTMANLLAVLAQTQRNEQVVLESSAHMYTSERGAATFTGLFYQGVQGSDGAMDLTRLDDALLSGGHRLKTSLVAMETSHNNAGGAVLPLDHMQAVYAMANKSGIPVHLDGARLFNAAVALGVPAAEITQHADTVSLCLSKGLSAPVGAVLVGSKPVMAKARTLRRMLGGTQRQSGIMAAAGLEGVQTMTDRLIEDHVRARRLSDGINGLAPALTATVPQTNIVQVETAGTGMTNAQWVTALQEAGLLTRPWGRTRLRCVTHRHIDDDDIATAVQAFATVLDAR
- a CDS encoding amino acid ABC transporter ATP-binding protein — protein: MIEIKQVSKWYGSFQVLDECTTRVGKGEVVVVCGPSGSGKSTLIKTVNALEPFQKGDIVVNGISVGDPRTNLPQLRAVAGMVFQHFELFPHLSVTENLCLGQIKVLRRSKDEARVRAHALLERVGLSAHKDKHPGELSGGQQQRVAIARALSMDPVVMLFDEPTSALDPEMVNEVLDVMTDLASEGMTMMVVTHEMGFARRVADRVIFMDGGKIVEDCAKDAFFGNVEERAPRTRQFLSKILQH
- a CDS encoding amino acid ABC transporter permease; translation: MGKFDFDVIWTALPYLFKTGMTFTLTLTVLAAVMGLALGTLLAMMRLSRFKILSVPAGIYVNVMRSIPLLLVIFWFYFLVPYIAAWIVGSPTPLRVGAFNSAVITFTMFEAAYFCEIMRAGIQSIARGQVSAGMAIGLSPWQGMRYVVLPQAFRNMIPALLTRVIILFQDTSLVYVLSLTDFLGAASKIGQRDGRLVELYLFVAVVYFVICFTASRLVKLLEKRTRVLR